Proteins from a genomic interval of Microbacterium phyllosphaerae:
- a CDS encoding SDR family oxidoreductase, with protein sequence MHSLELPLLGRTALVTGVSRRRGIGFATATTLASLGANVFFHHFRPHDLDHPWGGDDLDAVRDRIRDSLVPGAVMGDAQADLRDPAGIEPLLDAAWSLSGRLDIVVCNQAMSGGDGSIFDMTAERLDAHWQANARASLLLTAGVARRIRTELGGAATPAARPGDSIPSLGPFEAPTARVIWMTSGQGHGAMRGEISYATSKAALAGITRSTAAELLDVGIVLNTVNPGPVNTGYLDADTTDRDLSGVDEWIAGTPFGRVGRPDDPARLIGWLCSDAGSWVVGQVLTTDGGFSL encoded by the coding sequence ATGCACTCCCTCGAACTCCCCCTCCTCGGCCGTACCGCCCTGGTCACCGGTGTCTCCCGTCGCCGCGGCATCGGATTCGCGACGGCCACGACCCTCGCGTCGCTCGGCGCGAACGTGTTCTTCCACCACTTCCGTCCGCACGATCTCGATCATCCGTGGGGCGGTGACGACCTCGACGCGGTGCGAGACCGCATCCGCGACTCGCTCGTACCCGGGGCCGTGATGGGCGACGCTCAGGCTGATCTCCGCGACCCTGCCGGCATCGAACCGCTGCTCGACGCGGCATGGTCCCTTTCTGGGCGACTCGACATCGTCGTCTGCAACCAGGCGATGAGCGGCGGTGACGGCTCGATCTTCGACATGACGGCCGAGCGGCTCGACGCTCACTGGCAGGCCAACGCGCGCGCCTCGCTGCTGCTCACCGCCGGAGTGGCGCGCCGCATCCGGACAGAGCTCGGCGGGGCGGCGACTCCCGCCGCGCGCCCCGGCGACAGCATCCCCTCGCTGGGCCCCTTCGAGGCACCGACGGCCCGCGTGATCTGGATGACCTCGGGTCAGGGGCACGGTGCGATGCGCGGCGAGATCTCGTATGCGACGAGCAAGGCCGCTCTGGCGGGTATCACCCGCTCGACCGCTGCGGAGCTCCTCGACGTCGGGATCGTGCTGAACACCGTGAACCCTGGCCCTGTGAACACGGGATACCTGGACGCCGACACCACGGATCGCGACCTGTCAGGCGTCGACGAGTGGATCGCCGGCACGCCGTTCGGCCGGGTGGGGCGCCCTGACGACCCGGCGCGACTGATCGGCTGGCTCTGCAGCGATGCGGGGTCGTGGGTCGTCGGCCAGGTGCTGACGACGGACGGCGGCTTCTCTCTCTAG
- a CDS encoding gamma carbonic anhydrase family protein, producing MLYEHLGARPRIHDTAVVAPTAVISGDVEIGAGCQVLHGAVITAEGGPITIGEHVIVMENALIRATAANAVHIGAHTLVGTLASIAGATVGEEVFFASGARIFNGALVGDRCEVRVNAIVHRRAVLPAGTVVPIGWVAVGDPVQLLSPDREAEISAAQPELDFPGHVFGVDRDTPDLMVQLTERYGSSLARHAHDVRLDVDGRVAGRG from the coding sequence ATGTTGTACGAGCACCTCGGGGCTCGGCCCCGGATCCATGACACCGCCGTCGTCGCTCCCACCGCCGTCATCTCCGGCGACGTCGAGATCGGCGCAGGCTGCCAAGTGCTGCACGGCGCCGTGATCACCGCGGAGGGCGGTCCGATCACGATCGGAGAGCACGTCATCGTGATGGAGAACGCGCTCATCCGCGCGACCGCCGCGAATGCCGTGCACATCGGCGCTCACACGCTCGTCGGCACCCTGGCGAGCATCGCCGGTGCGACGGTGGGCGAAGAGGTCTTCTTCGCCTCGGGCGCGCGCATCTTCAACGGCGCCCTGGTCGGCGACCGATGCGAGGTCAGGGTCAACGCGATCGTGCACCGACGCGCCGTGCTGCCGGCCGGCACGGTCGTGCCGATCGGATGGGTCGCGGTCGGCGACCCCGTGCAGCTGCTCTCGCCCGACCGCGAGGCGGAGATCTCGGCTGCCCAGCCCGAGCTCGACTTCCCCGGTCACGTCTTCGGCGTCGACCGCGACACCCCCGATCTGATGGTGCAGCTGACCGAGCGCTACGGCAGTTCTCTCGCGCGTCACGCCCACGACGTGCGTCTCGACGTCGACGGCCGTGTGGCGGGCCGCGGGTGA
- a CDS encoding aminotransferase, with product MSAGAGLVRPDVSAADAAVIARERYGIEAVASELGSNQDRNFVLVEPDGSRSVLRIDNPVFGDDARDAQHQALEAYRAAGVPVPAVLPGLDGALTQRWHGFAVRRSEFADGEALVDAGYLAPIVLAEFGSLAAASVNALAGLEHPGLDREQMWDMRVAFEQITMLAPSVTDAELRSRVRTASDVAQKAMAVVADRLPVQPIHGDLTDDNVTGRRGTDSRLHPHVVLDLGDLGLGWRVAELAVCVSSMLHHEPERPLRVLDTIAAFHADAPLGRDEALAVWPLVVLRSALLVASGWRQLQIDGDNEYARERIAGEQAIFDAATAVPLVEATELVLDRLGFDAPAFEVPVVEESVVEVPVVPGPVVTAPVVAAPRVETSEADGSEEETPEREGPEEDAPPPDGDHLISPLAPLLPELDGRVVVADPGVESDALDAGRWMAHDAEAQLITAAHAQGARAAVMPYGVFRLTRTEVDTADAAATWPVETEVHVAPGPSSRMVAPVEGDLKITDGSVRITIDGGWELDLRGPDFEPTRNGRVEKGESIGRLAASFETRTLVVGLRRADAPSLPADPTAAHLVRPDRVDAWRRFTADPAPLLGLPALAQRDDSRDELHRRERIFAEAQERYYEHPPQIERGWRHHLVDTTGRSHIDMVNNVAGLGHGHPKVAEAANRQLKTLATNSRFLFRDLAEYSERLIALMPEGSGLDTVLLVNSGSEAVDLGIRLAQAATARRTVVALREAYHGWTMASDAVTTSAYDNPHALETRPDWVHVADVPNSLRGTYRGPDTADRYLADLAADLDRLNAEGRDVAAFLCESVLGNAGGVLLPDGYLAGAYELVRARGGLCIADEVQVGFGRMGSSFWGFERSGVVPDIVTIAKPMGNGFPIGGVITSRRIADSLSAQGQFFSSAGGSTLSCRVGLAVLDAMVEDDLQRNALEVGRHLAEALRGLALRHPLIGPVHGEGLYLGVELVRDRDTMEPAAAEAAAICERLRELGVIVLTTSERSNVLKIKPPLCLTFESADHVVAMLDRVLSEGW from the coding sequence GTGAGTGCCGGCGCAGGGCTCGTCCGACCCGATGTGAGCGCGGCCGACGCGGCCGTGATCGCTCGGGAGCGCTACGGAATCGAGGCCGTCGCGAGCGAGCTCGGCAGCAATCAGGATCGCAACTTCGTGCTCGTCGAGCCCGATGGATCGCGCAGCGTTCTGCGCATCGACAACCCCGTGTTCGGCGATGACGCTCGGGACGCGCAGCATCAGGCGCTCGAGGCCTATCGCGCGGCCGGAGTGCCGGTTCCCGCCGTGCTGCCCGGTCTCGACGGCGCGCTCACACAGCGATGGCACGGATTCGCGGTGAGACGCAGCGAGTTCGCCGACGGTGAGGCCCTCGTCGATGCGGGATACCTCGCGCCGATCGTGCTCGCGGAGTTCGGGTCTCTCGCCGCGGCATCCGTGAACGCGCTCGCAGGCCTCGAGCATCCCGGCCTCGACCGCGAGCAGATGTGGGACATGCGCGTCGCCTTCGAGCAGATCACGATGCTGGCGCCGTCGGTGACAGACGCGGAGCTGCGCTCGCGTGTGCGCACGGCGTCGGATGTCGCGCAGAAGGCGATGGCGGTCGTGGCCGATCGGCTGCCGGTGCAGCCGATCCACGGCGATCTCACCGACGACAACGTCACCGGTCGGCGCGGCACTGACTCTCGACTGCATCCGCACGTCGTGCTCGATCTCGGCGATCTCGGCCTCGGCTGGCGGGTCGCCGAACTCGCGGTGTGTGTCTCGTCGATGCTCCACCACGAACCCGAGCGCCCTCTGCGCGTGCTCGACACCATCGCCGCGTTCCACGCGGATGCACCCCTCGGTCGCGATGAGGCGCTCGCCGTCTGGCCGCTGGTCGTGCTGCGATCGGCGCTCCTCGTCGCGAGCGGCTGGAGACAGCTCCAGATCGACGGCGACAACGAGTATGCGCGCGAGCGGATCGCGGGGGAGCAGGCCATCTTCGACGCCGCGACCGCTGTGCCGCTCGTCGAGGCGACGGAGCTGGTGCTCGACAGGCTGGGATTCGACGCCCCCGCCTTCGAGGTGCCGGTCGTCGAGGAGTCGGTCGTCGAGGTGCCAGTCGTGCCCGGGCCGGTCGTCACTGCGCCGGTGGTCGCCGCGCCGCGAGTCGAGACATCGGAGGCGGACGGATCAGAGGAGGAGACGCCCGAGCGCGAGGGGCCCGAGGAGGACGCACCGCCGCCCGACGGCGATCACCTGATCTCCCCACTCGCTCCGCTGCTGCCCGAGCTCGACGGTCGCGTCGTCGTGGCCGACCCCGGCGTGGAATCCGACGCACTGGATGCCGGCCGTTGGATGGCTCATGACGCCGAGGCGCAGCTCATCACCGCGGCTCACGCCCAGGGCGCACGCGCCGCCGTGATGCCATACGGCGTGTTCCGACTCACGCGCACCGAGGTCGACACCGCAGATGCCGCGGCGACCTGGCCGGTCGAGACCGAGGTGCACGTCGCTCCCGGGCCGTCGTCGCGCATGGTCGCGCCCGTCGAAGGCGACCTGAAGATCACCGACGGCAGTGTGCGCATCACGATCGACGGCGGGTGGGAACTCGATCTCCGCGGCCCGGACTTCGAGCCGACACGCAACGGCAGGGTCGAGAAGGGCGAGAGCATCGGCCGACTCGCGGCGTCGTTCGAGACCAGGACGCTGGTCGTCGGACTCCGCCGAGCGGATGCTCCGTCGCTGCCCGCCGACCCCACTGCCGCACACCTGGTCAGGCCGGATCGGGTCGACGCCTGGCGCCGCTTCACCGCCGACCCCGCCCCATTGCTGGGGCTTCCGGCGCTTGCGCAGCGCGACGATTCGCGCGACGAACTCCACCGTCGCGAACGGATCTTCGCTGAAGCCCAGGAGCGCTACTACGAGCATCCACCGCAGATCGAACGAGGCTGGCGGCATCACCTCGTCGACACCACGGGTCGCAGTCACATCGACATGGTGAACAACGTCGCGGGCCTCGGGCACGGCCATCCGAAGGTCGCCGAGGCGGCGAATCGGCAGCTCAAGACCCTCGCCACGAACTCGCGCTTCCTGTTCCGTGACCTCGCCGAATACAGCGAACGGCTGATCGCGTTGATGCCCGAGGGCAGCGGGCTCGACACCGTGCTGCTGGTGAACAGCGGCTCGGAGGCGGTGGATCTCGGCATCCGCCTGGCGCAGGCGGCGACCGCACGACGCACGGTGGTGGCGCTCCGCGAGGCCTATCACGGCTGGACCATGGCGAGCGATGCCGTCACGACGAGCGCGTACGACAACCCTCATGCGCTCGAGACGCGCCCCGACTGGGTGCATGTCGCCGACGTGCCCAACTCGCTCCGGGGCACCTACCGGGGCCCCGACACCGCCGACCGATACCTCGCCGACCTCGCCGCGGACCTCGATCGTCTCAACGCCGAGGGTCGCGACGTCGCGGCGTTCCTCTGTGAATCCGTGCTGGGCAACGCCGGCGGAGTTCTGCTGCCCGACGGATACCTGGCGGGCGCCTACGAGCTGGTGCGCGCACGCGGTGGTCTCTGCATCGCCGACGAGGTGCAGGTGGGCTTCGGGCGGATGGGCTCGAGCTTCTGGGGGTTCGAGCGCTCAGGCGTGGTGCCCGACATCGTCACGATCGCGAAGCCCATGGGCAACGGATTCCCGATCGGAGGCGTGATCACATCGAGGCGGATCGCCGACTCGCTGAGCGCCCAGGGTCAGTTCTTCTCCTCGGCCGGTGGCAGCACGCTGAGCTGCCGCGTCGGCCTCGCCGTGCTCGACGCCATGGTCGAGGACGACCTGCAGCGCAACGCGCTCGAGGTCGGCCGGCACCTGGCTGAGGCGCTTCGCGGGCTGGCGCTCCGGCATCCGCTCATCGGTCCCGTCCACGGCGAAGGACTTTATCTGGGTGTCGAGCTCGTGCGCGACCGCGACACCATGGAGCCGGCCGCTGCCGAGGCGGCGGCGATCTGCGAGCGACTGCGTGAGCTCGGCGTCATCGTGCTCACGACCTCCGAGCGGTCGAACGTGCTGAAGATCAAGCCGCCGCTGTGCCTGACGTTCGAGAGCGCCGATCACGTCGTCGCGATGCTGGATCGGGTGCTCTCCGAAGGCTGGTGA
- a CDS encoding APC family permease yields MATKTKPLAQGGGTLKRNLGLWAIVGLGLGYMTPTVVFDTFGMVARDTDNVVPAAYLVALVVMVFTAISYGKISSAIPSAGSAYTYVRESIHPNLGFMVGWTSLIDYVLLPMVNCLIIRSYLEALFPDIPGWIWVVLYCILVTSIIYMTMRGTSNMNMILLVFSIVVMVVFVVMVVAQLMRGEGAATIASSAAFIHDGATIGAVLTGATIVCFSFIGFDAVTMYAEEAKDPKIMPKAILLTVLLGGAIFLIAGYVTQLRFPDWNEFAPGGDMQYVEDSTLPIIGNLVGGNVLMAVLTAAGFCATLASGLASHASVSRMLLVMGRNNVLPQKAFGYINPRTHTPTFNIVLVGAISLLAIPFTLELIAAWINFGALIAFTFVNISVIAWFAIRKGRRHTPRDIFSYIVMPGIGMLLTGLLWVNLHADALTGGLIWTVIGLVYLAVITKGFRKKVVAFDENQAVTGYNKVVKVPVDES; encoded by the coding sequence ATGGCCACGAAGACGAAGCCGCTCGCGCAGGGTGGAGGAACCCTCAAGCGCAACCTCGGTCTCTGGGCGATCGTCGGGCTCGGACTCGGCTACATGACCCCGACCGTGGTGTTCGACACGTTCGGCATGGTGGCCCGCGACACCGACAACGTCGTCCCCGCCGCCTACCTCGTGGCGCTCGTGGTCATGGTCTTCACGGCCATCAGTTACGGCAAGATCTCCAGCGCCATCCCGAGCGCCGGATCCGCGTACACCTACGTCCGCGAATCGATCCATCCGAACCTCGGATTCATGGTCGGCTGGACCTCGCTCATCGACTACGTGCTGCTCCCGATGGTCAACTGCCTCATCATCCGCAGCTACCTCGAGGCGCTGTTCCCCGACATCCCCGGGTGGATCTGGGTCGTGCTGTACTGCATCCTCGTGACGAGCATCATCTACATGACCATGCGCGGCACCTCGAACATGAACATGATCCTGCTCGTGTTCTCCATCGTCGTGATGGTCGTCTTCGTGGTCATGGTCGTCGCCCAGCTGATGCGCGGAGAGGGCGCTGCCACGATCGCCTCCTCTGCGGCATTCATCCACGACGGCGCGACGATCGGAGCGGTGCTCACGGGAGCCACCATCGTCTGCTTCTCCTTCATCGGCTTCGACGCCGTCACGATGTACGCCGAAGAGGCGAAGGACCCGAAGATCATGCCGAAGGCGATCCTCCTCACCGTGCTCCTCGGTGGGGCGATCTTCCTGATCGCGGGATACGTGACGCAGCTGCGCTTCCCCGATTGGAACGAGTTCGCCCCCGGCGGCGACATGCAGTACGTCGAGGACTCCACGTTGCCCATCATCGGAAACCTCGTGGGTGGCAACGTGCTGATGGCGGTGCTGACGGCCGCCGGATTCTGCGCGACCCTCGCCTCGGGCCTCGCCTCGCACGCATCGGTCTCGCGCATGCTGCTGGTCATGGGTCGCAACAACGTGCTGCCCCAGAAGGCGTTCGGCTACATCAACCCGCGCACACACACGCCGACCTTCAACATCGTGCTGGTCGGCGCGATCTCACTGCTCGCGATCCCGTTCACGCTCGAACTGATCGCCGCGTGGATCAACTTCGGCGCGCTGATCGCCTTCACCTTCGTGAACATCTCGGTGATCGCGTGGTTCGCGATCCGCAAGGGACGGCGCCACACGCCTCGCGACATCTTCTCGTACATCGTGATGCCCGGGATCGGCATGCTGCTGACGGGGCTCCTGTGGGTCAACCTGCACGCTGACGCCCTCACCGGAGGCCTCATCTGGACGGTGATCGGGCTCGTCTACCTCGCCGTGATCACGAAGGGATTCCGCAAGAAAGTGGTCGCGTTCGACGAGAACCAGGCGGTCACGGGGTACAACAAGGTCGTGAAGGTGCCGGTCGACGAGAGCTGA
- the gdhA gene encoding NADP-specific glutamate dehydrogenase has translation MTSSSSADFHPLAESVQPVFDTVLARSPHEPEFQQAVHEVLNSIAPVLARNPQFVDGGILERLVEPERQILFRVPWVDDAGRLQVNRGYRIQFSSVLGPYKGGLRFHPSVNLSIIKFLGFEQIFKNALTGQGIGGGKGGSDFDPHGRSDAEIMRFCQSFMNELYRHLGEHTDVPAGDIGVGGREIGYLFGQYRKITNRHESGMFTGKGTGWGGAEVRTEATGYGAVFFAQEMLGVHNDSLEGKRVGVSGSGNVAIYAIQKATQLGATAVTASDSSGYVVDDAGIDVDLLRQIKEVERARIVEYANRRPGARFVEGGSVWEVPVDIAVPSATQNELDLAAAEALIANGVRAVSEGANMPCVPAAVDAFQAAGVLFAPGKAANAGGVATSALEMSQNASRQRWSFDASENKLREIMADIHSAAFDAAERYDVAGDYVAGANIAGFERVAGAMLAQGVI, from the coding sequence GTGACTTCTTCGTCTTCCGCCGACTTCCATCCGCTCGCCGAATCCGTGCAGCCCGTCTTCGACACGGTCCTCGCCCGCAGCCCCCACGAGCCCGAGTTCCAGCAGGCCGTGCACGAGGTGCTGAACTCGATCGCCCCGGTGCTCGCGCGGAACCCGCAGTTCGTCGACGGGGGCATCCTCGAGCGTCTGGTCGAGCCGGAGCGACAGATCCTGTTCCGCGTCCCCTGGGTCGACGACGCGGGTCGACTACAGGTCAACCGCGGCTACCGCATCCAGTTCTCCTCGGTGCTCGGCCCGTACAAGGGGGGCCTCCGATTCCACCCATCGGTGAACCTCTCGATCATCAAGTTCCTCGGCTTCGAGCAGATCTTCAAGAACGCGCTCACGGGACAGGGAATCGGCGGCGGCAAGGGCGGATCCGACTTCGACCCGCACGGCCGGTCGGACGCCGAGATCATGCGCTTCTGCCAGTCCTTCATGAACGAGCTCTACCGCCACCTGGGCGAGCACACCGACGTCCCCGCGGGTGACATCGGTGTGGGTGGCCGCGAGATCGGCTACCTCTTCGGCCAGTACCGCAAGATCACCAACCGTCACGAGTCGGGCATGTTCACCGGCAAGGGCACCGGGTGGGGTGGCGCCGAGGTGCGCACCGAGGCCACGGGCTACGGCGCCGTGTTCTTCGCGCAGGAGATGCTCGGAGTCCACAACGACTCACTCGAGGGCAAGCGCGTCGGCGTCTCGGGCTCGGGCAACGTCGCGATCTACGCGATCCAGAAGGCGACGCAGCTCGGCGCGACCGCCGTCACTGCGTCCGACTCGTCCGGCTACGTCGTCGACGACGCCGGCATCGACGTCGACCTGCTCCGCCAGATCAAGGAGGTCGAGCGCGCTCGCATCGTCGAGTACGCCAACCGCCGCCCCGGTGCGCGCTTCGTCGAAGGGGGCAGCGTCTGGGAGGTTCCCGTCGACATCGCGGTGCCCTCCGCCACGCAGAACGAGCTCGACCTCGCTGCCGCCGAGGCGCTCATCGCGAACGGTGTGCGGGCGGTCTCGGAGGGCGCGAACATGCCGTGCGTGCCTGCGGCCGTCGACGCTTTCCAGGCTGCCGGCGTGCTGTTCGCCCCGGGCAAGGCGGCGAACGCCGGCGGCGTGGCGACCTCCGCCCTCGAGATGAGCCAGAACGCCTCACGTCAGCGCTGGAGCTTCGACGCCAGCGAGAACAAGCTGCGCGAGATCATGGCCGACATCCACAGCGCCGCCTTCGACGCCGCCGAGCGGTACGACGTCGCCGGTGACTATGTGGCGGGTGCGAACATCGCCGGATTCGAGCGCGTCGCGGGTGCGATGCTCGCGCAGGGCGTCATCTGA
- a CDS encoding phosphoenolpyruvate carboxylase, which produces MTPEHAFPEPTDTSAIRIIGRFEAGRGIPDAMRSDVRMLGALLGQVLREAGGDDLFEDVERLRLATIQAYDEETSDAFERAAAIAESFSIARADEVARAFTCYFHLVNLAEEHQRVRVLRERAGQPGREDAADTVATAYARLKTEVGDDEARRRLEGLRFHPVFTAHPTEARRRAVSSSIRRLSELLTQHDAASEGGSEEHRARRRMLEEIDTLWRTAPLRAEKPSPTDEVRTVMGVFDETLFTTVPHVYRRIDDALRGDDSGSTPPVVPAFVRIGSWVGGDRDGNPFVTASVTREASQIASDHVLRGLERALERIGRTLTLDAEDTPASAAVSAIWEAFAAADPRAAEELGARSPGEPHRRVLLALAHRVAATRRGDEQRYSRPEELLADLRAVQASLSDAGAKRHAFGGVQHLIWQVETYGFHLTELEVRQHSQVHAKALAELSSGEPISAQTEEVLEVFRAIAEIQRDRGLRAAGRYVVSFTQAASDLANVYALARHALGDDAPVLDVVPLFETFADLQAAPEILAEAVTFPEFRERMAATGNRLEVMLGYSDSSKDVGPVAANLALYEAQEKIALWAQESDIELTLFHGRGGALGRGGGPANSAILAQPPHSVDGRFKLTEQGEVIFARYGEPAIAMRHIDQVAAATLLASSPTVEKHTSDSAARFADIASVMDRSSRERFFSLVKAEGFAPWFATVTPMEEIGLLALGSRPARRGLSVESLEDLRAIPWVFAWTQARINLAGWFGLGTALAAVGDEARLIEAYREWPLLRTMIDNVAMSLAKTDERIARQYLALGDRDDLAQLVLDEMTLTREWVIRLTGGVGLLENKPILQRAVQLRTPYVDALSLLQLRALRALRDPAEATGSGAEDEQKRLLLLSVSGVAAGLQNTG; this is translated from the coding sequence GTGACCCCCGAACACGCCTTCCCCGAGCCCACCGACACCTCGGCCATCCGCATCATCGGCCGTTTCGAAGCGGGCCGCGGCATTCCCGACGCGATGCGCTCCGATGTGAGAATGCTCGGCGCCCTCCTCGGCCAGGTACTGCGAGAGGCGGGCGGCGACGATCTCTTCGAGGACGTCGAGCGTCTGCGCCTCGCCACCATCCAGGCCTACGACGAGGAGACGTCCGACGCGTTCGAGCGTGCGGCCGCCATCGCCGAGTCGTTCAGCATCGCCCGCGCCGACGAGGTGGCTCGTGCGTTCACGTGCTACTTCCACCTCGTCAACCTCGCCGAGGAGCACCAGCGCGTGCGCGTCCTGCGCGAGCGCGCCGGACAGCCCGGCCGCGAGGATGCCGCCGACACGGTCGCCACGGCGTACGCCCGGCTGAAGACCGAGGTCGGCGATGACGAGGCGCGCCGCCGCCTGGAGGGGCTGCGCTTCCACCCGGTCTTCACCGCTCACCCGACCGAGGCCCGGCGCCGGGCCGTGTCGTCGAGCATCCGCCGCCTGTCCGAGCTGCTCACCCAGCACGACGCGGCGAGCGAGGGGGGCTCCGAGGAGCACCGCGCTCGTCGTCGGATGCTGGAGGAGATCGACACCCTCTGGCGCACCGCGCCGCTGCGCGCCGAGAAGCCGTCTCCGACCGACGAGGTGCGCACGGTCATGGGCGTGTTCGACGAGACGCTGTTCACGACGGTCCCCCATGTCTACCGCCGTATCGACGACGCGCTGCGCGGTGACGACTCCGGTTCGACGCCCCCCGTGGTGCCCGCATTCGTGCGCATCGGATCCTGGGTCGGCGGCGACCGCGACGGAAACCCGTTCGTCACGGCATCCGTGACGCGCGAGGCCTCGCAGATCGCCTCGGACCACGTGCTCCGCGGCCTCGAGCGTGCGCTCGAGCGCATCGGCCGCACCCTCACCCTCGACGCCGAGGACACCCCCGCGAGCGCGGCGGTCTCGGCCATCTGGGAGGCATTCGCCGCCGCGGATCCGCGCGCCGCCGAAGAGCTGGGTGCCCGCTCCCCCGGCGAGCCGCACCGCCGGGTGCTGCTCGCGCTCGCCCACCGCGTCGCCGCGACCCGTCGAGGAGACGAGCAGCGGTACAGCCGCCCCGAAGAGCTCCTCGCCGACCTGCGCGCCGTGCAGGCGTCTCTGTCGGATGCCGGAGCGAAGCGCCACGCCTTCGGCGGGGTGCAGCACCTGATCTGGCAGGTGGAGACGTATGGCTTCCACCTCACCGAGCTCGAGGTGCGTCAGCACTCGCAGGTGCACGCGAAGGCTCTCGCCGAGCTGTCGAGCGGCGAGCCCATCAGCGCGCAGACCGAGGAGGTGCTCGAGGTCTTCCGCGCGATCGCCGAGATCCAGCGCGACCGCGGCCTCCGCGCCGCCGGCCGATACGTCGTGTCGTTCACGCAGGCCGCCTCCGACCTCGCGAACGTGTACGCGCTCGCACGGCACGCACTCGGCGACGACGCTCCCGTGCTCGATGTCGTGCCGCTGTTCGAGACGTTCGCCGACCTGCAGGCCGCACCCGAGATCCTCGCCGAGGCGGTGACCTTCCCCGAGTTCCGGGAGCGGATGGCCGCCACCGGCAACCGGCTCGAGGTCATGCTCGGATACTCCGACTCGTCGAAGGACGTCGGCCCCGTCGCCGCCAACCTCGCTCTGTACGAGGCGCAGGAGAAGATCGCGCTGTGGGCACAGGAGTCGGACATCGAGCTGACGCTGTTCCACGGCCGCGGCGGCGCCCTCGGCCGAGGTGGCGGACCCGCCAACTCGGCGATCCTCGCGCAGCCGCCGCACTCGGTCGACGGTCGCTTCAAGCTCACCGAGCAGGGCGAGGTCATCTTCGCCCGCTACGGCGAGCCGGCGATCGCGATGCGTCACATCGACCAGGTCGCCGCGGCGACCCTGCTCGCGTCGTCGCCGACCGTCGAGAAGCACACGAGCGACTCCGCCGCCCGGTTCGCCGACATCGCCTCGGTGATGGACCGCTCCTCGCGCGAGCGCTTCTTCTCGCTCGTCAAGGCCGAGGGCTTCGCCCCCTGGTTCGCGACCGTGACGCCCATGGAGGAGATCGGTCTGCTCGCGCTGGGCTCGCGCCCCGCACGACGAGGCCTGTCGGTCGAGTCGCTCGAAGACCTCCGCGCGATCCCGTGGGTGTTCGCGTGGACGCAGGCGCGCATCAACCTCGCCGGGTGGTTCGGTCTCGGCACCGCACTGGCCGCCGTCGGCGACGAGGCGCGTCTCATCGAGGCGTATCGCGAGTGGCCGCTGCTGCGCACGATGATCGACAACGTCGCGATGAGCCTCGCGAAGACCGATGAGCGCATCGCTCGCCAGTACCTCGCCCTGGGCGATCGCGACGATCTCGCCCAGCTGGTGCTCGATGAGATGACGCTCACCCGCGAATGGGTGATCCGCCTCACCGGCGGTGTCGGGCTGCTCGAGAACAAGCCGATCCTGCAGCGCGCCGTGCAGCTCCGCACGCCCTACGTCGATGCCCTCTCGCTGCTGCAGCTGCGTGCCCTGCGCGCGCTGCGTGACCCTGCGGAGGCGACGGGATCCGGTGCGGAGGACGAGCAGAAGCGACTGCTGCTGCTGTCCGTCAGCGGTGTCGCCGCCGGCCTGCAGAACACCGGGTGA